A part of Melittangium boletus DSM 14713 genomic DNA contains:
- the dnaX gene encoding DNA polymerase III subunit gamma/tau, translating to MSYLVLARKWRPQTFDDMTGQEHVVRTVANAIKMDRVAHAYLFCGPRGVGKTTAARLLAKALNCEKGPTASPCDQCQACREIAAGTSVDVAEIDGASNNGVENVREIRENAKYLPQRDRHKIYIIDEVHMLSGAAFNALLKTLEEPPGHVKFIFATTEAHKLPDTILSRCQRHNFRRIPAKVMLERLKYICAQEKVAISERALSMVVRQSEGGMRDSLSLLDQIFSACGSDPSDEAVADALGAIDRTVVQDFAEALVRKDAKRVLERVEEVFNRGLDLKRLTEELALQLRHLFVAKTLGEAPAELAESERTALTTLAKDADAAQISRLFDIVHGCVWEVSRAAQPRLALEMALLKAIQLSPAGSIPELLAKVDRLAAGLGPEDVHKVATGAPGGRSGSAPFRSH from the coding sequence ATGAGCTACCTCGTTCTCGCCCGTAAATGGCGCCCGCAGACCTTCGACGACATGACCGGCCAGGAGCACGTGGTCCGCACGGTCGCCAACGCCATCAAGATGGACCGGGTGGCGCATGCCTACCTGTTCTGCGGCCCGCGAGGCGTGGGCAAGACGACCGCCGCCCGTCTGCTCGCCAAGGCGCTCAACTGCGAGAAGGGCCCCACGGCCAGTCCCTGTGATCAGTGCCAGGCCTGCCGGGAGATCGCCGCGGGCACCTCGGTGGACGTGGCGGAGATCGACGGTGCGTCCAACAACGGCGTGGAGAACGTCCGCGAGATTCGCGAGAACGCCAAGTACCTGCCCCAGCGCGACCGGCACAAGATCTACATCATCGACGAGGTCCACATGCTCTCGGGGGCGGCGTTCAACGCGCTCCTCAAGACGCTTGAGGAGCCGCCCGGCCACGTGAAGTTCATCTTCGCCACCACCGAGGCCCACAAGCTCCCCGACACCATCCTCTCGCGCTGCCAGCGCCACAACTTCCGGCGCATCCCCGCCAAGGTGATGCTCGAGCGGCTCAAGTACATCTGCGCGCAGGAGAAGGTGGCCATCTCCGAGCGGGCGCTCTCCATGGTGGTGCGCCAGTCCGAGGGAGGCATGCGCGACTCGCTCAGCCTCCTGGATCAGATCTTCTCCGCCTGCGGCTCGGACCCGAGCGACGAGGCCGTGGCCGACGCCCTGGGCGCCATCGACCGCACGGTGGTGCAGGACTTCGCCGAGGCCCTGGTGCGCAAGGACGCGAAGCGGGTTCTCGAGCGCGTGGAGGAGGTCTTCAACCGCGGGTTGGACCTCAAGCGGCTCACGGAGGAACTGGCGCTCCAACTGCGGCACCTCTTCGTCGCCAAGACGCTGGGCGAGGCCCCCGCGGAACTCGCCGAGTCCGAGCGCACCGCCCTCACCACGCTCGCCAAGGACGCCGACGCGGCGCAGATCTCCCGCCTCTTCGACATCGTGCACGGATGCGTGTGGGAGGTATCGCGCGCGGCCCAGCCCCGGCTCGCCCTGGAGATGGCGCTGCTCAAGGCCATCCAGTTGTCTCCCGCGGGCTCCATTCCAGAGCTGCTGGCGAAGGTGGATCGTCTCGCCGCCGGCCTCGGCCCCGAGGATGTGCACAAGGTAGCCACCGGAGCGCCGGGAGGTCGCTCCGGTTCAGCACCCTTTCGTTCCCACTGA
- a CDS encoding mannosyltransferase — MTVSASLPSSLPPSVEPEAMPSPGPWRGVLMAVVGGLALLPALLAVAQLGRIHPDEVYQLLEPAWFRAHGYGVMAWEWRVGLRNWAAPGVASWLLRLADALGLTHPLAYRAVLAVPQVLLQGWMLWATYRFAERRVGPGPALLAVLGVGLYGPVLVFAGRTLGESLSAAFLVVAMEALDRQEAPVRAGLLGGCTLGLAVVVRYGSAVMVLVALAWLVGARRWKVLLFTCLAGLGVALALGALDWVTWGKPFHSLLAYVDFNVLSGQAARQFGASPPSFYALPLLTALPPWFWGALPLGWLSWRRRPAVSLPGLCAAVYFTALCATAHKEERFLYPGLVLLVLAAAPQVAGFVGRLGAERGRKLGSLLLVATTLLAGVLYPREDLKGDQFRAIVAATRGDDVRGLLIVNEGLWGSGGFFYIGKNIPWMTCDRPRDANFQAAMRDGRINRAVTFEGRALEELQAAGFRVVTQVGRETVLARK; from the coding sequence ATGACCGTCTCCGCTTCCTTGCCGTCGTCCCTTCCTCCGTCCGTCGAGCCCGAGGCGATGCCCTCCCCGGGCCCGTGGCGGGGGGTGCTCATGGCCGTGGTGGGCGGGCTTGCCTTGTTGCCCGCCCTGCTCGCGGTGGCGCAGCTCGGGCGCATCCACCCGGATGAGGTGTACCAGTTGCTGGAGCCCGCCTGGTTCCGAGCCCACGGCTACGGCGTGATGGCCTGGGAGTGGCGCGTGGGTCTGCGCAACTGGGCCGCGCCGGGTGTGGCGTCGTGGCTGCTCCGACTGGCCGACGCGTTGGGACTCACGCATCCACTGGCCTACCGTGCCGTGCTCGCCGTGCCTCAGGTGTTGTTGCAGGGCTGGATGCTGTGGGCCACCTACCGCTTCGCCGAGCGCCGGGTGGGACCGGGGCCCGCCCTGCTCGCGGTGCTGGGGGTCGGGCTCTACGGTCCGGTGCTCGTCTTCGCGGGCCGCACCCTGGGCGAATCACTCTCCGCCGCCTTCCTGGTGGTGGCGATGGAGGCGTTGGACCGCCAGGAGGCGCCGGTACGCGCGGGGCTCCTGGGAGGCTGCACGCTGGGACTGGCCGTGGTGGTGCGCTACGGCTCGGCGGTGATGGTGCTGGTGGCGCTCGCCTGGCTGGTGGGGGCCCGGCGCTGGAAGGTCCTGCTCTTCACCTGCCTCGCGGGACTTGGCGTCGCGTTGGCCCTGGGGGCGCTCGATTGGGTGACGTGGGGCAAGCCCTTCCACTCCCTGCTCGCCTACGTGGATTTCAATGTGCTGTCCGGTCAGGCCGCGAGGCAGTTCGGCGCCTCGCCTCCTTCCTTTTATGCACTGCCCCTGCTCACCGCGTTGCCCCCGTGGTTCTGGGGAGCGCTGCCCCTGGGGTGGCTGTCCTGGCGTCGGCGGCCCGCCGTCTCCCTGCCAGGGCTCTGCGCGGCCGTCTACTTCACGGCCCTGTGCGCCACCGCTCACAAGGAAGAGCGCTTCCTCTACCCGGGACTCGTCCTCCTCGTTCTAGCCGCGGCTCCCCAGGTCGCCGGCTTCGTGGGGCGGCTCGGCGCGGAGCGTGGACGCAAGCTCGGAAGCCTCTTGCTCGTGGCCACCACGTTGCTCGCCGGCGTGCTCTACCCCCGGGAGGACCTGAAGGGAGACCAGTTCCGGGCCATCGTCGCGGCCACTCGGGGCGACGACGTCCGGGGTCTGCTCATCGTCAACGAGGGCCTGTGGGGCTCCGGAGGGTTCTTCTACATCGGCAAGAACATCCCCTGGATGACGTGTGACCGGCCGCGGGACGCGAACTTCCAGGCGGCCATGCGGGATGGGCGCATCAACCGCGCCGTCACCTTCGAGGGCCGAGCGCTCGAGGAGCTCCAGGCGGCGGGCTTCCGGGTGGTGACCCAGGTAGGGAGGGAGACCGTGCTCGCCCGGAAGTAA
- the tadA gene encoding tRNA adenosine(34) deaminase TadA: protein MSPFPMSLDEAFMQQALALAREAAGLGEVPVGALAVHDGKIIGTGFNRREIDRNPLAHAEIFAMDAAAKALGVWRLTGVTLYVTLEPCAMCAGALVQSRVTRLVFGTLDPKAGAVGSLYNLAEEPRHNHRLQVTSGIMADDCRQVLKDFFARLRTRKQDK from the coding sequence TTGTCCCCTTTCCCCATGAGTCTGGACGAAGCTTTCATGCAGCAGGCGCTCGCGCTCGCGCGGGAAGCCGCTGGACTTGGGGAAGTTCCTGTCGGCGCGTTGGCGGTCCACGATGGCAAGATCATCGGCACGGGCTTCAACCGGCGCGAAATCGACCGCAACCCCCTGGCTCACGCTGAAATCTTCGCGATGGATGCGGCGGCCAAGGCACTGGGCGTCTGGCGGCTCACGGGAGTCACCCTGTATGTGACGCTGGAGCCATGCGCCATGTGCGCGGGAGCGTTGGTTCAATCCCGGGTGACCCGACTCGTGTTCGGAACCCTGGATCCCAAGGCGGGCGCCGTCGGCTCGCTCTACAACCTGGCCGAGGAGCCCCGGCACAACCACCGGCTCCAGGTCACGAGTGGCATCATGGCGGACGATTGCCGCCAGGTTTTGAAGGACTTCTTCGCCCGGTTGCGGACGAGGAAACAAGACAAGTGA
- the serS gene encoding serine--tRNA ligase produces the protein MLDLKYVAQNFDAVVARLQSRGGSLDLGPFKSLVSERRDLYVAMESLSARRNAANEEMKRKAKEDPAALEALRGEMRGVSQSIKEKEARLKEVEEELSRILLVIPNIPHDSVPTGDGAEGNVQTHIWGEKPNLPFTPKQHFELGEKLGMLDFERAAKVSGSRFTFYKGALARLERALVTFMIDVHTQKGYVELLPPYLVLRETMMGTGQLPKFEDDVFKTLGEPERFLIPTAEVPVTNYHADEILEGESLPVRYCAFSPSFRAEAGAAGRDTRGLIRQHQFHKVELVKFATPESSLDELEKMTDDACDILRRLGLHHRVMLLCTGDMGFSARKTYDIEVWLPGQSAYREISSCSDCGDFQARRAKIRFRAQKGDKPQMLHTLNGSGLAVGRTTIAILENYQREDGTVAIPEVLVPYMGGIKELKPL, from the coding sequence ATGCTGGATCTCAAGTACGTCGCGCAGAACTTCGATGCGGTCGTCGCCCGGTTGCAGTCCCGGGGCGGCAGCCTGGACCTCGGCCCCTTCAAGAGCCTCGTGTCGGAACGGCGCGACCTCTACGTGGCCATGGAGTCGCTCTCCGCGCGCCGCAACGCCGCCAACGAGGAGATGAAGCGCAAGGCCAAGGAGGATCCCGCCGCGCTCGAAGCCCTGCGCGGAGAGATGCGCGGCGTCTCCCAGTCCATCAAGGAGAAGGAGGCGCGGCTCAAGGAAGTGGAGGAGGAGCTCAGCCGCATCCTGCTCGTCATCCCCAACATCCCCCACGACTCCGTGCCCACCGGCGATGGCGCCGAGGGCAACGTCCAGACGCACATCTGGGGCGAGAAGCCCAACCTGCCCTTCACGCCCAAGCAGCACTTCGAGCTGGGTGAGAAGCTGGGGATGCTGGACTTCGAGCGGGCCGCCAAGGTGTCCGGCTCACGCTTCACCTTCTATAAGGGGGCCCTGGCCCGGCTCGAGCGAGCCCTCGTCACCTTCATGATCGACGTGCACACCCAGAAGGGCTACGTCGAGCTGCTGCCGCCCTACCTCGTGCTGCGCGAGACGATGATGGGCACCGGCCAGCTGCCCAAGTTCGAGGACGACGTCTTCAAGACGCTGGGCGAGCCCGAGCGCTTCCTCATTCCCACCGCGGAAGTGCCCGTCACCAACTACCACGCGGACGAAATCCTCGAGGGCGAGAGCCTGCCCGTGCGCTACTGCGCGTTCAGCCCGAGCTTCCGCGCCGAGGCGGGCGCGGCGGGCCGGGACACGCGCGGCCTCATCCGCCAGCACCAGTTCCACAAGGTGGAGTTGGTGAAGTTCGCCACGCCCGAGTCGAGCCTGGACGAGCTGGAGAAGATGACGGACGACGCCTGCGACATCCTGCGGCGACTGGGCCTGCACCACCGGGTGATGCTCCTGTGCACCGGGGACATGGGCTTCTCCGCCCGCAAGACGTACGACATCGAGGTCTGGCTGCCGGGCCAGTCGGCGTACCGCGAGATTTCCTCCTGCTCGGACTGCGGCGACTTCCAGGCGCGCCGGGCGAAGATCCGCTTCCGGGCGCAGAAGGGAGACAAGCCCCAGATGCTGCACACGCTCAACGGCAGTGGCCTGGCCGTGGGGCGGACGACCATCGCCATCCTGGAGAACTACCAGCGCGAGGACGGCACCGTCGCCATTCCGGAAGTGCTGGTGCCATACATGGGGGGCATCAAGGAGCTCAAACCCCTCTAG
- a CDS encoding tetratricopeptide repeat protein, with the protein MKVSCPSCQTNYNIDDKRIPPGGAKLKCARCQNTFPIKPDESASAPAAAAPAAIPLPGPARPQAPAFGGSDDLHRPVEETTRVVSLPLPSAAFRDNAPPPAREAIPLPGATPPADDFDISTSEPESNAHYGMSAPQAPAGEAIPLPGASDPYGYGGDAYAEDPYAAQAPADAVALPPPASSEDPYAYAGDPYAADPYAQAPADAVALPPPASSEDPYAYAGDPYAADPYAQAPADAIALPPPASSEDPYAYAGDPAQDASFAMPPPQPEESFASVQADDAFALPPPAEDTFAAVEEDPFALPPPPAAEAADPFAAVEEDPFALPPPPAAEAADPFAAVEEDPFALPPPPAGAVAGEPMSMDVGLDFSEPPAEGGVTTGTPGFDDVDFGGPSAGASPASIPDALEFDPTAPAMPPGGDDLEVDLSAPLPPPPTTGAADGLEMLSFIDDAAKDNGANKARGQVRRYQVRRRSGKVFGPFEEGVVVKMLEDGQLLGNEDVSSDGEGWVPIGTVAIFAAAIQKLMEGPGTPAVAAAAPAADSKASNPAAANAASAANMERINQLYGGRMAQVSVVDTTSRAEIIMGKVKQRLPLVISVAAGVVVLSVGLGFGATRYGVFGVKKLFPAKVKAGSELAASVDAAHKALLLDSVEGYKQAREHAAKVLADDEYPEVRALWCQATFYLQRRYSVSPGSDVADCRAEEMRERLELLGEQNLEYVKYLAGSALVARDANGALRVLSGAWSRDDNKGDVELALLLAEAQASMKQNAAAIATLDQVIKKEPKLAKAQHALGNLYQEVGKADEAVKAYEAALEADPTHLISTVELAAVELLLRKEAQKGLDAAERALDEKAQAHMGPAELSRARTLKGIALFQLFNLPEAEKELRAALEKEPGSLTVKRYLGQVLQAQRQFEQALPFFEAVAKAEPKNIDATEGFISTLVTLGKVEDAQKQVQEASKRFPDNAHIEYLYGRIDEARDNNSSAEQHYTKALKADPQLIEAHVSLGRLHLRLRHNDQAKTQFEEAAAKAPDKAPVHVGLGELALAEDDIAKAQEEFTRAVGLDPNLADAHLGLSRLALLAGDLTKARQEADKALELDPHSLKGGRLQRGTVMWRQGALDDAIAELERAKKEEPRSVAIPTTLGAVYLDKGSALRQEKKETEANNGFKEAETNLMLALKGEPSNAEANFYLAQVKARRGEFTQAIESMKTAVERASKRADYHYALGLLYRDAKLPADAISEWNKTITLDPKLVDAYEALGQAHLERNEIDEAISAYQSALKADPTRTRALASIGDAHFTAMHWRDAVKSYEQALKADPSLTQVYYKLGRAWSEQSQYGKAIEFYNKALAKTPDNADSWYHLGYAYKEKGKKKDAVKSFREYLSRKPEAQDRKEIEDEIAFLQ; encoded by the coding sequence ATGAAAGTCTCCTGCCCGTCTTGCCAGACGAATTACAACATCGATGACAAGCGGATCCCGCCGGGCGGCGCGAAGCTCAAGTGCGCCCGGTGCCAGAACACCTTTCCCATCAAGCCGGACGAGTCCGCGAGCGCCCCCGCCGCCGCCGCGCCCGCCGCCATTCCCCTGCCCGGTCCCGCCCGGCCCCAGGCGCCCGCCTTCGGCGGCTCGGATGACCTGCACCGGCCCGTGGAGGAGACCACGCGCGTGGTGTCCCTCCCCCTGCCCAGCGCGGCGTTCCGCGACAACGCGCCCCCTCCCGCACGCGAGGCCATTCCGCTGCCCGGCGCCACGCCGCCCGCGGACGACTTCGACATCAGCACGTCCGAGCCGGAGTCGAATGCCCACTACGGCATGAGCGCGCCCCAGGCCCCCGCGGGGGAGGCCATTCCGCTGCCCGGCGCGAGCGACCCCTACGGGTATGGCGGTGACGCCTACGCCGAGGACCCGTACGCCGCCCAGGCCCCGGCGGATGCCGTCGCCCTGCCGCCTCCCGCCTCCAGCGAGGACCCGTACGCCTACGCGGGGGACCCCTACGCCGCGGACCCGTACGCCCAGGCTCCGGCGGACGCCGTCGCCCTGCCGCCTCCCGCCTCCAGCGAGGACCCGTACGCCTACGCGGGGGACCCCTACGCCGCGGACCCGTACGCCCAGGCTCCGGCGGACGCCATCGCCCTGCCGCCTCCCGCCTCCAGCGAGGACCCGTACGCCTACGCGGGGGACCCCGCCCAGGACGCGTCGTTCGCCATGCCGCCGCCCCAGCCCGAGGAGTCCTTCGCCTCCGTCCAGGCCGACGACGCATTCGCCCTGCCGCCTCCGGCGGAGGACACCTTCGCCGCCGTCGAGGAGGACCCCTTCGCCCTGCCTCCGCCCCCGGCGGCCGAGGCCGCGGACCCCTTCGCCGCCGTCGAGGAGGACCCCTTCGCCCTGCCTCCGCCCCCGGCGGCCGAGGCCGCGGACCCCTTCGCCGCCGTCGAGGAGGACCCCTTCGCCCTGCCTCCGCCCCCGGCGGGCGCGGTCGCCGGCGAGCCCATGTCGATGGACGTCGGCCTCGACTTCTCCGAGCCTCCCGCCGAGGGAGGGGTGACCACGGGCACCCCGGGGTTCGACGACGTGGACTTCGGTGGCCCGTCCGCCGGGGCCTCCCCCGCGTCCATCCCCGACGCGCTCGAGTTCGATCCCACCGCGCCCGCCATGCCGCCGGGGGGCGATGACCTCGAGGTCGACCTGTCCGCGCCGCTGCCGCCACCGCCCACGACGGGCGCCGCGGATGGCCTGGAGATGCTCAGCTTCATCGACGACGCGGCCAAGGACAACGGGGCCAACAAGGCCCGGGGCCAGGTGCGCCGCTACCAGGTGCGCCGCCGCTCGGGCAAGGTGTTCGGCCCGTTCGAGGAGGGCGTGGTCGTCAAGATGCTCGAGGACGGCCAGCTGCTCGGCAACGAGGACGTGTCCTCGGATGGCGAGGGGTGGGTCCCCATTGGCACGGTGGCGATCTTCGCCGCGGCCATCCAGAAGCTCATGGAGGGTCCGGGCACGCCCGCCGTCGCCGCCGCCGCGCCCGCCGCCGACAGCAAGGCGAGCAACCCAGCCGCCGCCAACGCCGCGAGCGCCGCCAACATGGAGCGCATCAACCAGCTCTACGGCGGCCGCATGGCCCAGGTGTCCGTGGTGGACACCACCTCGCGCGCGGAAATCATCATGGGCAAGGTGAAGCAGCGCCTGCCCCTGGTGATTTCCGTGGCCGCGGGAGTGGTGGTGCTGAGCGTGGGCCTGGGCTTTGGCGCCACGCGCTACGGCGTCTTCGGCGTGAAGAAGCTCTTCCCCGCGAAGGTGAAGGCCGGCTCCGAGCTCGCCGCGAGCGTGGACGCCGCGCACAAGGCGCTGCTCCTGGACTCCGTCGAGGGCTACAAGCAGGCCCGTGAGCACGCGGCCAAGGTGCTCGCGGACGACGAGTACCCCGAGGTGCGGGCCCTCTGGTGCCAGGCCACCTTCTATCTGCAGCGCCGCTACTCGGTGTCCCCGGGCAGCGACGTGGCGGACTGCCGCGCCGAGGAGATGCGCGAGCGGCTGGAGCTGCTGGGGGAGCAGAACCTGGAGTACGTGAAGTACCTGGCGGGCTCGGCCCTGGTCGCGCGCGATGCGAACGGCGCCCTGCGGGTGCTCAGCGGCGCCTGGAGCCGGGACGACAACAAGGGCGACGTGGAACTCGCGCTGCTGCTGGCCGAGGCCCAGGCCAGCATGAAGCAGAACGCCGCGGCCATCGCGACGCTGGATCAGGTCATCAAGAAGGAGCCCAAGCTGGCCAAGGCCCAGCACGCCCTGGGCAACCTCTACCAGGAGGTGGGCAAGGCGGACGAGGCCGTCAAGGCCTACGAGGCCGCGCTCGAGGCGGACCCCACGCACCTCATCTCCACGGTGGAGCTGGCCGCGGTGGAGCTGCTGCTGCGCAAGGAAGCCCAGAAGGGCCTGGACGCGGCCGAGCGCGCGCTCGACGAGAAGGCCCAGGCGCACATGGGTCCGGCGGAGCTGTCGCGGGCGCGGACGCTCAAGGGCATCGCCCTCTTCCAGCTCTTCAACCTGCCGGAAGCGGAGAAGGAACTGCGCGCCGCGCTGGAGAAGGAGCCCGGCTCCCTCACCGTCAAGCGCTACCTGGGACAGGTGCTCCAGGCCCAGCGCCAGTTCGAGCAGGCCCTGCCCTTCTTCGAGGCGGTGGCCAAGGCCGAGCCGAAGAACATCGACGCCACGGAGGGCTTCATCTCCACCCTGGTGACGCTCGGCAAGGTGGAGGACGCCCAGAAGCAGGTACAGGAGGCCAGCAAGCGCTTCCCGGACAACGCCCACATCGAATACCTCTACGGCCGCATCGACGAGGCGCGCGACAACAACTCCTCCGCCGAGCAGCACTACACGAAGGCCCTCAAGGCGGACCCGCAGCTCATCGAGGCCCATGTCTCGCTCGGCCGGCTCCACCTGCGCCTGCGCCACAACGATCAGGCCAAGACCCAGTTCGAGGAGGCCGCCGCCAAGGCGCCCGACAAGGCCCCCGTGCACGTGGGCCTGGGAGAGCTGGCGCTCGCGGAGGACGACATCGCCAAGGCCCAGGAGGAGTTCACGCGCGCCGTCGGGTTGGATCCCAACCTCGCCGATGCCCACCTCGGCTTGTCGCGCCTGGCACTGCTCGCCGGGGACCTGACCAAGGCCCGCCAGGAGGCGGACAAGGCCCTGGAGCTGGATCCGCACTCGCTCAAGGGCGGGCGGCTGCAACGGGGCACGGTGATGTGGCGCCAGGGCGCGCTGGACGACGCCATCGCCGAGCTGGAGCGGGCCAAGAAGGAGGAGCCGCGCTCGGTGGCCATCCCCACCACGCTGGGCGCCGTCTACCTCGACAAGGGCAGCGCCCTGCGTCAGGAGAAGAAGGAGACCGAGGCCAACAACGGCTTCAAGGAGGCCGAGACCAACCTGATGCTGGCGCTCAAGGGCGAGCCCTCCAACGCCGAGGCGAACTTCTACCTCGCGCAGGTGAAGGCCCGGCGCGGCGAGTTCACCCAGGCCATCGAGAGCATGAAGACCGCCGTGGAGCGCGCCTCCAAGCGGGCCGACTACCACTACGCCCTGGGCCTGCTCTACCGCGACGCCAAGCTGCCTGCGGACGCCATCTCCGAGTGGAACAAGACCATCACGTTGGACCCCAAGCTGGTCGATGCCTACGAGGCCCTGGGCCAGGCGCACCTGGAGCGCAACGAGATCGACGAGGCCATCAGCGCCTACCAGTCCGCGCTCAAGGCGGATCCCACGCGCACCCGGGCCCTCGCCTCCATCGGAGACGCGCACTTCACCGCCATGCACTGGCGCGACGCCGTGAAGTCCTACGAGCAGGCCCTCAAGGCCGACCCGAGCCTCACCCAGGTCTATTACAAGCTGGGCCGCGCCTGGAGCGAGCAGAGCCAGTACGGCAAGGCCATCGAGTTCTACAACAAGGCGCTGGCCAAGACGCCGGACAACGCCGACAGCTGGTACCACCTGGGCTACGCCTACAAGGAGAAGGGCAAGAAGAAGGACGCCGTCAAGTCCTTCCGTGAGTACCTCTCGCGCAAGCCCGAGGCCCAGGATCGCAAGGAGATCGAGGACGAGATCGCCTTCCTCCAGTAG
- a CDS encoding protoporphyrinogen/coproporphyrinogen oxidase, translating into MEPIVILGAGLAGLSAAHFLQRPWHLVEKTDRVGGLIKTEVIEGCFFDATGHWLHLRDPEIKELVNTRWLPDQLVSIQRKAAVFSREVFTRFPYQVNTHGLPPEVVAENLVGYVEAIYGEKGRALREREPRDFAEFILRYMGEGFAKNFMFPYNKKLWTVDPSELSAAWVGRFVPRPSLKEVVDGALGVGSDALGYNASFLYPREGGIESLARAMRAHLRGGELSVGVEPTAVDWKARQVSLSDGRTLGYSQLISSISLPGLVRLVGKGASGVPDEVLAAAGRLRATTVTYVCVAARGKNRQPWHWIYLPEPEFHSYRIGSPSAVYAPLAPPDTATFCVEYSHHGELSLARAEALAVEDLVRSRMVHSAEELLFARAREIPHAYVLYDEAYGAAKAEILRFLEHAGILPAGRYGQWEYSSMEDAILAGRACARRLNG; encoded by the coding sequence ATGGAACCCATCGTCATCCTCGGCGCGGGCCTCGCGGGGCTGTCCGCCGCGCATTTCCTGCAACGTCCCTGGCACCTCGTCGAGAAAACCGACCGGGTCGGGGGCCTCATCAAGACCGAGGTCATCGAGGGGTGCTTCTTCGATGCCACCGGCCACTGGCTGCACCTGCGGGACCCGGAGATCAAGGAACTGGTGAATACCCGCTGGTTGCCGGACCAGCTCGTCTCCATCCAGCGCAAGGCGGCCGTGTTCTCACGGGAGGTGTTCACCCGCTTTCCCTATCAGGTGAACACCCACGGGCTGCCGCCCGAGGTGGTGGCGGAGAACCTGGTGGGCTACGTGGAGGCGATCTACGGGGAGAAGGGCCGGGCGCTGCGCGAGCGCGAGCCGCGCGACTTCGCCGAGTTCATCCTGCGCTACATGGGCGAGGGGTTCGCCAAGAACTTCATGTTCCCCTACAACAAGAAGCTGTGGACGGTGGACCCGTCCGAGCTGTCCGCGGCCTGGGTGGGGCGCTTCGTGCCCCGGCCCTCGCTCAAGGAGGTGGTGGATGGGGCCCTGGGCGTGGGCAGCGATGCCCTGGGCTACAACGCTTCCTTCCTCTATCCGCGCGAGGGGGGCATCGAAAGCCTCGCCCGGGCCATGCGCGCCCATCTGCGAGGGGGTGAGCTGAGCGTGGGCGTGGAGCCCACCGCCGTCGATTGGAAGGCCCGCCAGGTCTCCCTGTCCGATGGGCGCACGCTCGGCTATTCGCAGCTCATCTCCTCGATTTCACTGCCGGGACTGGTGCGGCTGGTGGGCAAGGGCGCCTCGGGGGTGCCCGACGAGGTGCTGGCCGCCGCCGGGCGTCTGCGCGCCACCACCGTTACCTACGTGTGCGTGGCGGCGCGCGGGAAGAACCGTCAGCCCTGGCATTGGATCTACCTGCCCGAGCCCGAGTTCCACTCGTACCGCATCGGCTCGCCCTCGGCGGTGTACGCCCCCCTGGCGCCTCCGGACACCGCCACCTTCTGCGTGGAGTACAGCCACCATGGAGAGTTGTCGCTCGCGCGCGCCGAGGCCCTGGCCGTGGAGGACCTGGTGCGCTCGAGGATGGTGCACTCGGCGGAGGAGCTCCTCTTCGCCCGGGCCCGGGAGATTCCCCACGCCTATGTCCTCTACGACGAGGCCTACGGGGCCGCGAAGGCGGAGATCCTCCGCTTCCTGGAGCACGCGGGCATCCTCCCCGCCGGGCGCTATGGACAGTGGGAGTACTCCTCCATGGAGGACGCCATCCTCGCGGGCCGGGCCTGTGCTCGCCGGCTGAACGGTTGA
- a CDS encoding glycosyltransferase family 2 protein, with protein sequence MAPFLSIVIPVYNEASIVASAAAELTQGLDARGWDYEVIFAENGSRDATPEILQGLCERHPRLRWFHSERPNYGVALKAGIQKARGTYVFCDEIDLCDLSFYDAALPLLEKGGVDMVVGSKAAKGASDQRPLVRRLATRVHNGLLRAVLDFQGTDTHGLKAFRREALLPVVAQCVVDMDVFASEFVIRAWRQGLRVVEIPINLHEKRQPSIHLFKRVPNVLKNVGKLVYVIRIRGT encoded by the coding sequence ATGGCTCCGTTTCTCTCCATCGTCATCCCCGTCTACAACGAGGCCTCCATCGTCGCCTCCGCCGCGGCGGAGCTCACCCAGGGACTGGACGCGCGGGGCTGGGACTATGAGGTCATCTTCGCGGAGAACGGCTCGCGCGATGCCACGCCGGAGATCCTCCAGGGCCTGTGCGAGCGCCACCCGCGCCTGCGCTGGTTCCACTCGGAGCGGCCCAATTATGGCGTGGCGCTCAAGGCGGGCATCCAGAAGGCCCGGGGCACCTACGTCTTCTGCGACGAGATCGACCTGTGCGACCTGAGCTTCTATGACGCCGCGCTCCCCCTGCTGGAGAAGGGGGGCGTGGACATGGTGGTGGGCTCCAAGGCGGCCAAGGGCGCGAGCGATCAGCGCCCCCTGGTGCGGCGCCTGGCCACGCGGGTGCACAACGGCCTCTTGCGCGCGGTGCTGGACTTCCAGGGCACCGACACGCATGGCCTCAAGGCCTTCCGGCGAGAGGCGCTGCTGCCCGTGGTGGCCCAGTGCGTGGTGGACATGGACGTGTTCGCCAGCGAGTTCGTCATCCGCGCGTGGCGCCAGGGCCTGCGCGTGGTGGAGATCCCCATCAACCTCCACGAGAAGCGCCAGCCCTCCATCCACCTCTTCAAGCGCGTGCCCAACGTGCTCAAGAACGTGGGCAAGCTCGTCTACGTCATCCGCATCCGCGGGACGTGA